The genome window ttgttttatttcatgatTATATGTATTACATCATACAGTCTACATTCAAATCAGTTGATAGATTGGATTGAAGGTCATCGTTTTGATCTATTATCATTTCTCAGATATTTTAAGAAGAGTGATTCATTTAGCAAACAATAACAGTACCTCtgttattgtttgttaaatgCCTTTTTTCACTAAGCAACTAACTGCGCGTGATTTTTTACAGCCGCTAAGTGGAAATTGGTTGTAACACTTGACTAATTCAAAGATTAGAACTATGTCAGTTTGTTATTGGTTGCAATAGATTACAACTCTCGTGAGAACGTGAATCATAATCGATTAGAATCTTCAgtgattaatttaacaaaatggaAGATCGACATTGATTCAAACTATACGCAATGCGGCAAAAATTCCCGTATACTAATTAGCAAAGAGTTTATGAACATTTGTAaagtttccttaaaaaaatcctttcaaCGTGTCaggttgtaaaataatttaacatattttacagAGGCAGTGTCCTGTTTGTTGAAGGCGATTGAGATTTACACCGACATGGGACGGTTCACTGTCGCGGCTAAACAACATCAGGTAAGTTCCAGAATACAGGCGATGATGTTGTTCGTATGTACACCTTGTACTTACTATAAGCTTGTGTAACTGTAAAACTCCGGTGTCCATGATACTTGTACAGAAATTGCCACTCTCTATggtccttcgtacacaaggagACGTAAATCTTCGGAACTAATATTATAGCTGCAACTATCGCGTAACTCTTCGTAACTTTCAACTGTATAggtttgctccgccatcttgaaaatctgTCTTTAGCGACGAAGGAACAAAATGTCGGTGACGTGTGCCTGCATACGTACCTTTATGACAACACAATTGTCACGGCATTCGAATTGTACGGTAACAAAGCGTCATATTGTAGAACATTGCGGAGTTGTACGAGACGGAGTGCGTGGATGTGTCTCGCGCGATGCAGCACTACGAGCAGGCGGCGGACTACTTCCGCGGCGAGGAGTCCACCTCCTCCGCCAACAAGTGCATGCTCAAGCTCGCGCAGTACGCCGCACAGCTCGAGCACTACGATAAGGCTATACAGATATATGAACAGGTAGATGACTTTTACAGCTGCTATTGTAAGATTAATAAGTGACTTGatttgcaggtcctgggttcgaatcccgtcatgtaccaatgtgttttttcgatttacatatgtacatttatccgacgttcttacggtgaaagaaaacatcttgatgctgcacatatctgagaagaaattcaatgatatgtgtgaattcaacccgcacttggccagcgtggttgactatggcctaattacccctaacttggggtaggatCCGAGCCCCTCACGAATAGTGAGCTGGTGATTGTAAGATTCAGCCTATGGCACTTGTGCAGGTTGGTGCCAGTACACCTAGACTTGTCTGATATTGCGAGCCGTTATTAGCTTTGTTTACATCCAATATTGCCTTTtcactgtattttaaaaagacaatTAGTTCAAGGGTGATTTCCATTAATATTCATTCCATATAACATCCATATAACATTCCAGATAGCGAAGTCATCGTTGGATAACAGCCTGTTGAAGTACAGCGCCAAGGAGTACATGTTCCGCGCGGCGCTGTGCCATCTCTGCGTGGACCTGCTGAACGCGCAGCACGCGCTCGACAAGTACTGCGCGCTATATCCAGCATTCGCTGACACGCGCGAGTGCAAGCTCGTCAAGGTAACAAAGCTTGAtatccgactcgaaggaccaactttttttttattaaatcacgGAAGTAGATGGGaaagactttaaaaaataccaataatgtacttaaaaaatgttactcCCTGAATTCTGTTTTCTTTGAAAAGGAAGaagataacattattttgtgcAAGTACTTAGGCAGTTAAAATTGaaggtaatatttattttaggaacTTATCGAGCACTTGGAGGATCAGAACGTGGACGCGTTCACGGAGGCTGTGAAGACGTACGACAGCATATCTCGTCTTGACCAGTGGTACACCAGCATGCTGGTGCGCATCAAGAAGCAGATCAACGACAACCCCGACCTACGCTGAGCTAACTACACTCACAGCATCGCTACGCATGTGTATACGCGCACCTACTGACATGTATACACGCTTCTAGTGACAAGTATACAGGTTCCTAGTGACATGTATACCTGTTCCTAGTGACGTGTATACGTGTTCCTAGTGACTTGTATACATGTTCCTAGTGACGTGTATACCTGTTCCTAGTGACGTATGTACATGTTCCTAGTGACGTGTATACATGTTCCTAGTGACGTTTATACCTGTTCCTAGTGACGTGTATACATGTTCCTAGTGACGTGTATACATGTTCCTAGTGACGTGTATATCTGTTCCTAGTGACGTGTATACATGTTCCTAGTGACGTGTATACATGTTCCTAGTGACGTGTATATCTGTTCCTAGTGACGTGTATACATGTTCCTAGTGACGTGTATACATGTTCCTAGTGACGTGTATATCTGTTCCTAGTGACGTGTATACATGTTCCTAGTGACGTGTATATCTGTTCCTAGTGACGTGTATACATGTTCCTAGTGACGTGTATACATGTTCCTAGTGACGTGTATATCTGTTCCTAGTGACGTGTATACATGTTCCTAGTGACGTGTATACATGTTCCTAGTGACGTGTATACATGTTCCTAGTGACGTGTATACATGTTCCTAGTGACGTGTATATCTGTTCCTAGTGACGTGTATACATGTTCCTAGTGACGTGTATACATGATCGTAGTGACGCGTGTATTTATTTGGCTGTATTATTTAGTGCTTGTCTACGTTTTGAATTATCATTTACTCGTATGcgaagtttaaataataaaaaaatatagaatttctttgtaaattaattttattcgaaaaaaaaatattagcaaaTTTCGTAAAACCTAAATTTAGTAGAAAGTTTGCGTAAAAcggttaacaaaaaaaaaaggagaAATAATCTCATTTAACTTgtgtaagattattttttctattcgTTCGCATACggattttttaacttttgtctaaacaaaaattaataaaaattgttttcaaaactAAACGTAATCTATATTCCTTCCTAAAGCTAGATTTcagcaacaaaataaaaaaaaaacaaatgtcattCCTTTGACGtcattttcgtttttttttaagttagtaTTAAAAGGAATTGTGGATTGTTTTCTTCATACGACTGCTTAAAGCAAAGGTTTGGAAAATTATCGAAGGAATATCTATCTAGAACTTTTCATAACGCCTACTTTAATCACTAAATATTAGGCGCGATTTCATAACAGGAGTGGCCATTTTGGAACCATAGAcaacgaatttttttttaatagtcttTAACGTTTAAAGaactttgcatttttttaatttattatttgtggcTATAGAAATTCAACATGGCCGTTCCTGTcagaaataaatcaatttagtaTTCACGATttaggtaataaataatagtttttaagtggttagaagtttttttcttaaataatctTGTACGAAATGCACCCAATATTTGAATCGCTAAGTACACTAAGCAATTTAaacgtataataaaaaaaaactgagggataaatatatatattgaattAGAACTTACTTCcagtttatttaaactaatcagtttaattaaaaactcatatagtttagataaaaaaaaaaaacacaactgTATTTAGTATTcatgttatgtatatattacagttaataaaagacattttttttacattgaattatttattttttgtttttcagttCTAAAcaaaatggttaaaaaaaattcatcgaaaaagaattttttatccTTTAATAGGAGAGTGAAATTTActcgtgattttttttttattaaaaaaattaatgtttatggATACTTTTGATTGTCTATGActtgttattaaattcatctgaattgtagattaaaaaaaattaaataaatagcatTTTTCCATTTGTAATAAGCTTTTTGCTTTTcctatcttaatatatatttaagctGTCATTTCATATAATTGTATGTCTCAGTTGtggcaataaaaatgtatttttttttgttgttgtaaatatttcatgt of Papilio machaon chromosome 18, ilPapMach1.1, whole genome shotgun sequence contains these proteins:
- the LOC106714343 gene encoding alpha-soluble NSF attachment protein, with protein sequence MADNEQKAMQLIAEAEKKLSSSKSFLGSLFGGSSKVEEAVDCYLRAANLFKMAKKWSQAGQAFCNAAQLHLKAGVRHDAATNFVDASNCYKKCDPNEAVSCLLKAIEIYTDMGRFTVAAKQHQNIAELYETECVDVSRAMQHYEQAADYFRGEESTSSANKCMLKLAQYAAQLEHYDKAIQIYEQIAKSSLDNSLLKYSAKEYMFRAALCHLCVDLLNAQHALDKYCALYPAFADTRECKLVKELIEHLEDQNVDAFTEAVKTYDSISRLDQWYTSMLVRIKKQINDNPDLR